One segment of Castanea sativa cultivar Marrone di Chiusa Pesio chromosome 3, ASM4071231v1 DNA contains the following:
- the LOC142627699 gene encoding F-box/kelch-repeat protein At3g23880-like — protein sequence MSTTNEELPEDLVIQILQWLPVMSLLRLKCVCRSWCDLISGQNFITKHLLHNQTTSNKNMHVGFLLLRREKTSHNYVFSKLPYETLEISSTQAVPSSYFGTNKTDKFDIVGSSNGLVCLRVHGSLDIILWNPATKETKVVPESQISYPEGKAFPQDLGFGFDIKSNDYKVVMILENYDYPELPFHKRKRFSVAEVYCLSTNSWRKVHACVPGDILRFNISHRTYTKGMLSWWAHHSGGKCNQCIISFDMSNELFLTTTLPDNRAIGYGHYSLRRFFVLNELVSLVIFIGDIELSGSFFHIWSLLEFGVRESWTKLFTIGPLMGIEKPLGFFKNDSMFLENNEGQLLLYNLSTQEMTNLQIGGVRKSLEIITYMESLIFVKGENDLEDQNST from the coding sequence ATGTCGACAACTAATGAAGAATTGCCTGAAGACTTGGTGATACAAATTTTGCAGTGGCTGCCTGTGATGTCGCTACTGCGACTCAAGTGTGTCTGTAGATCATGGTGTGATCTCATTAGTGGCCAAAACTTCATCACTAAACATCTTCTCCACAACCAGACCACCTCTAACAAGAATATGCATGTCGGTTTCCTTCTTCTCCGGCGTGAGAAAACTTCCCATAATTATGTTTTCTCCAAGCTTCCATATGAAACTCTTGAAATATCTTCGACACAAGCTGTTCCTTCATCGTATTTTGGTACTAATAAGACGGACAAATTTGACATCGTTGGCTCTTCCAATGGTCTTGTTTGTTTGCGTGTTCATGGCTCCTTGGATATTATTCTGTGGAACCCagcaacaaaagaaacaaaagttgTTCCAGAGTCTCAAATATCCTATCCAGAAGGCAAAGCCTTCCCTCAAGATCTTGGGTTTGGTTTCGACATCAAATCTAATGACTACAAGGTGGTCATGATCTTAGAAAACTATGATTATCCTGAATTACCctttcataaaagaaaaagatttagtGTTGCTGAGGTATATTGTTTGAGTACTAATTCATGGAGAAAGGTTCATGCATGCGTGCCGGGTGATATTTTAAGGTTTAATATTTCTCATAGAACATACACGAAAGGGATGCTTTCCTGGTGGGCACATCATAGTGGTGGTAAATGCAATCAGTGCATTATATCATTTGATATGAGCAATGAGTTATTTCTAACAACAACTCTACCAGATAATAGGGCTATTGGGTATGGACATTATAGTCTAAGAAGGTTTTTCGTGTTAAATGAATTGGTTTCTCTAGTTATTTTTATAGGAGATATAGAATTGTCAGGGAGTTTTTTTCATATATGGTCGTTGCTTGAATTTGGTGTTAGGGAGTCTTGGACTAAGCTATTCACTATTGGACCTCTTATGGGAATTGAAAAACCATTAGGATTTTTTAAGAATGATAGCATGTTCTTGGAAAATAATGAAGGGCAATTACTCTTGTATAACCTCTCTACCCAAGAAATGACTAATCTTCAAATTGGTGGAGTACGGAAATCGTTGGAAATAATTACTTATATGGAGAGTCTAATTTTTGTCAAAGGAGAAAATGACCTTGAGGACCAGAACAGCACATAA
- the LOC142628401 gene encoding L10-interacting MYB domain-containing protein-like, which produces MKGSSSIDKENIWTPQLEKLFIDIMLKEINKGNMADGQFSSDTWKKMLATLNELGNWSFTMTQFKGKFNRMRLLHCEFSTLINQTGFGWDAETNTVHALEESRQNYCWAHPNAKMFRTKGLSNYNLLGLIFNKSTAIGALHCASTQDPPNLDEENA; this is translated from the exons ATGAAAGGAAGCAGTTCAATTGATAAAGAAAACATTTGGACACCACAACTTGAGAAACTATTTATTGACATAATGCTGAAAGAGATCAATAAGGGAAATATGGCAGATGGGCAATTCAGTTCCGATACTTGGAAGAAAATGTTAGCTACATTGAATGAATTAGGTAATTGGAGTTTTACAATGACTCAATTCAAAGGGAAGTTTAATAGGATGCGTTTACTACACTGTGAGTTTTCTACACTCATAAATCAAACTGGTTTTGGTTGGGATGCTGAAACCAACACTGTTCATGCACTTGAGGAGTCAAGGCAAAATTATTGTTGG GCACATCCCAATGCAAAGATGTTTCGAACCAAAGGactttcaaattataatttgctTGGACTTATATTTAATAAGTCTACAGCTATTGGGGCCCTACACTGTGCATCCACCCAAGACCCTCCTAATTTAGATGAAGAGAATGCATAG